A DNA window from Haloactinospora alba contains the following coding sequences:
- a CDS encoding MBL fold metallo-hydrolase, with protein MAATSSIPVERVVTSGVFRLDGGEWEVDNNVWIVGDERNAIVIDAAHDHETIARALGDRELMAVVCTHGHNDHINAAVDLATLTDSPILLHPDDTELWQQVYPEREPDAPLLHGERLQAGGVELKVLHTPGHAPGAVCLHAPELGVVFVGDTLFQGGPGATGRSYSDFPTIIESIRDTLFTLPSETVVHPGHGGSTTIGDEAPHLQEWIERGY; from the coding sequence ATGGCCGCCACGTCGTCAATCCCGGTGGAGAGGGTTGTCACCTCCGGCGTCTTCCGCCTGGACGGCGGAGAGTGGGAGGTGGACAACAACGTGTGGATCGTGGGGGACGAGCGCAACGCCATCGTCATCGACGCCGCCCACGACCACGAGACCATCGCCCGCGCGCTGGGCGACCGCGAACTGATGGCGGTGGTGTGCACGCACGGGCACAACGACCACATCAACGCGGCGGTCGACCTCGCCACGCTCACCGACTCCCCCATCCTGCTGCACCCCGACGACACGGAACTGTGGCAGCAGGTCTACCCGGAACGGGAACCCGACGCCCCCCTGCTGCACGGGGAGCGGCTCCAGGCCGGCGGCGTGGAGCTGAAGGTGCTGCACACCCCGGGCCACGCACCGGGGGCGGTGTGCCTGCACGCCCCCGAGCTGGGGGTCGTGTTCGTGGGGGACACGCTCTTCCAGGGCGGTCCCGGCGCGACCGGGCGCTCCTACTCCGACTTCCCGACGATCATCGAGTCCATCCGGGACACGCTGTTCACCCTGCCCTCGGAGACCGTGGTGCACCCCGGCCACGG
- a CDS encoding adenylate/guanylate cyclase domain-containing protein translates to MSSRPDPEEIESALVGGEARYTREEAVRLSGAPPEFAARIWRALGFAARGEDTVAYTDSDVEALRTTSQLLADGLVDEEAAVRLARSMGQTMARLAEWQTSILTTLSHDPKQNPAEEHLGPLVGLAKQLLPDVENLLLHIWRRQLAASTARRLAVMESNEDAAPTYFPLVVGFADLVSFTTLSRELDEVDLAEVVESFEATATDIVASGGGRVVKTLGDEILYVANSARQAAEIALQLADGVKTHIEVPDVRVGIAYGPVLALLGDVFGTTVNRSSRLTSFARPGTVLVDESLAELLQGEETLQIVGVRPRHAHGLGQLQPYALRRNLDASGAPGS, encoded by the coding sequence ATGTCGTCGCGTCCCGACCCTGAGGAGATCGAGTCCGCCCTCGTAGGTGGAGAGGCGCGCTACACCCGGGAAGAAGCGGTGCGGCTCTCCGGAGCCCCACCGGAGTTCGCCGCCCGCATCTGGCGGGCGCTGGGGTTCGCCGCGCGCGGTGAGGACACGGTCGCCTACACCGACAGCGACGTGGAAGCGCTGCGCACAACCTCGCAGCTCCTCGCCGACGGCCTCGTCGACGAGGAGGCTGCCGTCCGACTCGCTCGCTCCATGGGCCAGACCATGGCCCGGCTGGCCGAGTGGCAGACCAGCATCCTCACCACGCTCTCCCACGACCCGAAACAGAACCCCGCCGAGGAACACCTCGGCCCGCTCGTGGGGCTGGCCAAGCAACTCCTCCCCGACGTGGAGAACCTGCTGCTGCACATCTGGCGGCGCCAGCTCGCGGCCTCCACCGCGCGGCGACTGGCCGTCATGGAGAGCAACGAGGACGCGGCCCCCACGTACTTCCCGCTGGTGGTGGGCTTCGCCGATCTGGTGTCGTTCACGACGCTCAGCCGGGAACTCGACGAGGTCGACCTCGCCGAGGTCGTCGAGAGCTTCGAGGCCACCGCCACGGACATCGTCGCCTCCGGCGGGGGCCGGGTCGTCAAGACCCTGGGTGACGAGATCCTCTACGTCGCCAACTCCGCCCGGCAGGCCGCGGAGATCGCGCTGCAGCTCGCGGACGGCGTCAAGACCCACATCGAGGTCCCGGACGTGCGGGTGGGGATCGCCTACGGCCCCGTCCTCGCGCTGCTCGGGGACGTGTTCGGGACGACGGTGAACAGGTCCAGCCGGCTCACCTCGTTCGCGCGCCCCGGCACCGTGCTCGTCGACGAGTCCCTGGCCGAGCTGCTGCAGGGGGAGGAAACGCTGCAGATCGTGGGGGTGCGTCCGCGCCACGCGCACGGTCTGGGCCAACTCCAGCCCTACGCGTTGCGCCGCAACCTCGACGCCTCGGGTGCACCGGGCTCGTAA
- a CDS encoding S-(hydroxymethyl)mycothiol dehydrogenase: MAHEVRAVVAPEKGAPVSVETIRVPDPGPGEALVEVRACGVCHTDMHYREGGVNNDFPFLLGHEAAGVVEATGADVTDVAPGDFVVLNWRAICGQCRACRRGDIEYCFATHNAGQKMTRADGSELSPALGIGAFAEKTLVAAGQCTRVDPRADPAVVGLLGCGVMAGMGAALNTAGVSRGDSVAVIGCGGVGDAAIAGSRLAGASRIIGVDVEDRKLRWAEGFGATHTVNSREQSPVEAIRELTEGNGTDVVIDAVGRPETYRQAFYARDLAGTLVLVGVPTPDMTIDLPLLDVFGRGGALKSSWYGDCLPSRDFPMLTDLYLQGRLDLEGFVSERIALDDVEEAFEKMHRGDVLRSVVVV, encoded by the coding sequence ATGGCGCACGAAGTCAGGGCAGTCGTCGCACCGGAGAAGGGAGCTCCGGTCAGTGTCGAGACCATCCGCGTCCCCGATCCCGGCCCCGGGGAGGCGCTCGTCGAGGTGCGGGCGTGCGGTGTCTGCCACACCGACATGCACTACCGCGAGGGCGGTGTCAACAACGACTTCCCGTTCCTGCTCGGCCACGAGGCGGCCGGGGTGGTCGAGGCGACCGGAGCCGACGTCACCGACGTCGCACCCGGTGACTTCGTGGTGCTGAACTGGCGCGCGATATGCGGCCAGTGCCGGGCGTGCCGCCGCGGCGACATCGAGTACTGCTTCGCCACGCACAACGCCGGGCAGAAGATGACCCGGGCCGACGGAAGCGAGCTGTCGCCGGCGCTGGGGATCGGCGCGTTCGCGGAGAAGACGCTCGTCGCGGCCGGCCAGTGCACCAGGGTCGACCCGCGGGCGGACCCCGCCGTCGTCGGCCTGCTGGGCTGCGGGGTCATGGCGGGGATGGGAGCCGCCCTGAACACCGCCGGGGTCTCCCGCGGAGACTCCGTGGCGGTGATCGGCTGCGGTGGCGTGGGAGACGCCGCCATCGCGGGCTCACGCCTGGCCGGGGCGTCCCGGATCATCGGTGTCGACGTGGAGGACCGGAAACTGCGCTGGGCCGAGGGCTTCGGCGCCACGCACACCGTCAACTCCCGCGAACAGTCCCCGGTGGAGGCGATCCGGGAACTGACCGAGGGGAACGGCACCGACGTCGTCATCGACGCCGTCGGCCGCCCGGAGACCTACCGGCAGGCGTTCTACGCGCGTGACCTGGCGGGAACACTCGTGCTGGTCGGGGTTCCCACCCCGGACATGACGATCGACCTCCCCCTGCTGGACGTGTTCGGCCGCGGTGGCGCCCTGAAGTCGTCGTGGTACGGCGACTGCCTACCCTCCCGTGACTTCCCGATGCTGACCGACCTGTACCTCCAGGGGCGGCTGGACCTTGAAGGGTTCGTATCCGAACGGATCGCCCTGGACGATGTTGAGGAGGCGTTCGAGAAAATGCACCGTGGTGATGTACTGCGTTCGGTGGTGGTCGTCTAG